A genomic stretch from Novosphingobium decolorationis includes:
- a CDS encoding ParB/RepB/Spo0J family partition protein, whose protein sequence is MSKKNANFAADLVAGIAPASQSPTPRRTGIGSSVLTGRESRLAELASGSVVSRTHELVDPARCRMWVGHNREYALLDEERCADLIESMKAQGKQEMPAIVRRVKGEADYDYEVICGARRHWTITWLRAHNYPDFRFLIDVRDLTDEEAFRLADIENRARDDLTDLERARDYLRALDAYYEGSQKLMAERINVSQSWLSRYLDLARLPRELMVAFSRPQDLRIKHVTAIKPLLKPEDRRERVFAQAAQLAEREKGAEQPTPVPDIIRALALAADPPKKSGSPKRSGKAQTVRSEDGKPLLKIETLDGKGIKLTLLPRGGGTRAEAEAALKDLLEQHWL, encoded by the coding sequence GTGAGCAAGAAGAACGCGAATTTTGCAGCCGATCTGGTGGCTGGAATTGCGCCAGCTTCCCAATCTCCAACGCCGCGTCGGACCGGTATCGGTTCGAGCGTTCTGACAGGCCGAGAGAGCCGCCTCGCCGAGCTTGCCTCCGGGAGCGTCGTATCGCGCACGCACGAACTTGTTGATCCGGCGCGTTGCCGGATGTGGGTAGGTCACAACCGCGAATATGCGCTTCTTGACGAGGAGCGGTGCGCGGATTTGATCGAAAGCATGAAGGCGCAGGGTAAGCAGGAGATGCCCGCGATCGTACGTCGGGTTAAGGGCGAAGCCGACTACGACTACGAGGTGATTTGTGGCGCGCGGCGGCACTGGACGATCACTTGGCTACGTGCACATAACTACCCCGATTTCCGCTTCCTGATCGACGTTCGTGATCTGACCGATGAAGAAGCCTTCCGGCTTGCTGATATCGAGAACCGCGCACGCGATGATCTCACTGACCTGGAGCGTGCACGTGACTATCTGCGTGCGCTGGATGCATACTACGAAGGCAGTCAGAAGCTCATGGCGGAACGGATCAACGTCTCCCAGAGCTGGTTGAGCCGTTATCTCGATCTGGCTCGGTTGCCGCGCGAACTGATGGTTGCTTTTTCGCGCCCCCAGGATCTGAGGATCAAGCACGTTACGGCGATCAAGCCTCTCTTGAAGCCGGAGGATCGTCGCGAGCGGGTATTTGCTCAGGCGGCGCAGCTTGCCGAACGCGAGAAGGGCGCAGAGCAGCCGACCCCGGTTCCGGACATCATTCGTGCTCTGGCCCTTGCAGCTGATCCCCCCAAGAAGTCAGGATCCCCCAAACGGTCAGGAAAGGCGCAAACGGTCCGTTCTGAGGACGGCAAGCCGCTTTTGAAGATCGAGACTCTCGATGGCAAAGGAATCAAATTAACGCTGCTGCCACGGGGAGGGGGCACACGAGCCGAAGCCGAAGCCGCTTTGAAAGACTTGCTCGAACAGCACTGGTTGTAG
- a CDS encoding thermonuclease family protein: MLLFILAAAAFSCSSPKIHDGDTLRCGRERIRIANIDAPELPGSPSCSRTKRSTHWCDYALGKASRDALIRFVGNAPITITRLGTDRYGRTLARVSVRGQDVGEFLISQGLARAWR; this comes from the coding sequence ATGCTTCTGTTTATCCTCGCGGCAGCCGCGTTCAGTTGTTCCTCTCCCAAAATCCACGACGGAGACACTCTTCGATGTGGACGTGAGCGCATTCGAATAGCGAACATCGATGCCCCAGAACTACCGGGATCACCCTCCTGCTCGCGGACGAAGCGTTCGACGCATTGGTGTGATTATGCCCTCGGCAAAGCGAGCCGAGACGCCCTGATCCGCTTTGTAGGAAATGCGCCCATTACCATAACGCGGCTAGGTACAGATCGGTATGGCCGTACGCTTGCTCGAGTTTCAGTCCGCGGGCAAGACGTAGGCGAATTCCTGATCTCGCAAGGCTTGGCAAGAGCGTGGCGTTGA
- a CDS encoding ATP-binding protein produces MSSINIKRAVENIRSGTTVYTPVIELIVNAIQAIRVTKPIGGQVTVTILRDGQVDLIERIASVDGFTVEDDGVGFDKDHRDSFDTLYSGMKAGQGGKGFGRFTCLKYFERFDVESVFRDGDGLQARSFEMGMRTDIIINEQISNTESTSTGSKITISGLKSVKFSDKSLDVIARVLVERLLPYFIDPKSECPRIVIGEEKGGVPIVLNDYLTQENRQIVELEVGEPEIVIAANDETETFSVRVFKFYAPRMSKSKIALVAHRREVTDVAIQTYIPEFADEFYDSGESDGARGDRNYVIKAYVFGDYLDRNVSLERGAFNFQRETDIFYGISQTQIEARAAEVAREAMGPEILIRKERKAARIEDYIATQAPWHRALSREIDFASLPMKPTPQDIELHLQTAKFTREMETRAQVQQILSSDDPNTLHQQVADVVASISQTSKNDLIHYVSMRKCVLDLFGKALETDDDGKYQSEGDVHDIIMPRRRDSDALDYEQHNLWILDERLNFADYVASDIPIDGARTDRSDISIFNRRIAFRGDNVPSNPITIFEFKKPQRHDFANPSSDDDPVQQIIRYVNQFRDGKFRTPKGRDILVSDNTTFYGYVVCDLPRKVSDWLHREKQFTIMPDGLGYFQWFPNIRLYMEVLSWTKVLADAEMRNKIFFHKLGI; encoded by the coding sequence TTGAGCAGCATCAACATCAAGCGGGCCGTAGAAAACATCCGCTCTGGTACCACGGTTTACACCCCCGTGATCGAGCTGATCGTCAACGCCATTCAGGCAATCCGAGTCACGAAGCCCATCGGCGGACAGGTAACAGTCACGATCCTTCGTGACGGCCAGGTCGATCTCATCGAACGGATTGCCTCCGTGGATGGCTTCACCGTGGAGGACGACGGCGTTGGCTTTGACAAGGACCACAGGGATTCCTTCGACACGCTCTACAGTGGCATGAAGGCCGGCCAGGGAGGCAAAGGCTTTGGTCGCTTCACCTGCCTAAAGTATTTCGAACGCTTTGATGTGGAAAGTGTATTTCGCGACGGCGATGGGCTGCAAGCACGTTCCTTCGAGATGGGGATGCGGACCGACATCATCATCAACGAGCAGATCTCCAACACCGAATCGACATCGACCGGTTCGAAGATCACCATCAGCGGTTTGAAGTCTGTGAAGTTCTCGGACAAGTCTCTCGATGTCATTGCGCGCGTGTTGGTCGAACGTCTGCTGCCCTATTTTATCGACCCCAAGTCGGAATGCCCGCGGATCGTGATCGGCGAGGAGAAGGGTGGCGTTCCGATCGTGCTCAACGACTATTTGACGCAGGAGAACCGGCAGATCGTCGAGCTTGAGGTCGGCGAGCCGGAGATCGTCATCGCCGCTAACGACGAGACCGAGACCTTCAGCGTGCGGGTCTTCAAATTCTATGCACCCCGCATGAGCAAGAGCAAGATTGCACTGGTCGCGCACCGGCGGGAGGTGACCGATGTCGCGATTCAAACGTACATCCCGGAATTCGCGGATGAGTTTTACGACAGCGGTGAAAGCGACGGAGCCCGGGGCGATCGCAACTATGTGATCAAAGCGTATGTGTTCGGTGACTATCTTGATCGAAACGTGTCTCTCGAGCGCGGGGCCTTTAATTTCCAGCGAGAAACAGACATATTTTACGGGATCTCGCAGACTCAGATCGAGGCGCGTGCGGCTGAGGTCGCGCGCGAAGCGATGGGACCAGAGATTCTAATCCGTAAGGAGCGCAAAGCCGCCCGGATCGAAGACTATATCGCCACCCAAGCACCTTGGCATCGCGCGCTGAGCCGCGAAATCGACTTTGCATCGTTGCCAATGAAACCCACGCCGCAGGACATCGAGCTGCATCTTCAGACGGCCAAGTTCACGCGCGAAATGGAGACGCGGGCCCAGGTCCAGCAGATACTTTCCAGCGACGACCCAAACACCCTGCACCAGCAGGTGGCCGATGTTGTGGCGAGCATCTCCCAGACGAGCAAAAACGACCTAATCCATTACGTTTCGATGCGGAAATGCGTGCTCGACCTGTTCGGAAAGGCGCTAGAGACGGACGACGACGGCAAGTACCAGTCCGAAGGCGATGTCCACGACATCATCATGCCTAGGCGCAGGGATTCTGATGCGCTTGACTATGAGCAGCACAACCTGTGGATTCTCGACGAACGCCTCAATTTCGCCGATTATGTGGCTTCCGACATCCCGATCGACGGCGCGCGGACCGACCGGAGTGACATCTCCATCTTCAACCGTCGGATCGCCTTCCGCGGCGACAACGTGCCTAGCAATCCCATCACGATCTTCGAGTTCAAGAAACCGCAGCGTCACGACTTCGCCAACCCCTCGTCTGACGATGATCCGGTTCAGCAGATCATTCGCTACGTCAATCAGTTCCGGGATGGGAAGTTCAGAACGCCGAAAGGCCGAGACATCCTCGTCTCTGACAACACGACCTTTTATGGCTACGTGGTATGTGATCTACCCCGGAAGGTGTCGGATTGGCTCCACCGAGAGAAGCAGTTTACTATCATGCCGGATGGGCTAGGCTATTTCCAGTGGTTCCCAAACATCCGTTTGTACATGGAGGTGTTGAGCTGGACGAAGGTGCTCGCCGATGCAGAGATGCGCAACAAGATCTTTTTCCATAAACTGGGGATTTGA